The following proteins are encoded in a genomic region of Hymenobacter siberiensis:
- a CDS encoding type II toxin-antitoxin system VapC family toxin translates to MSFYLLDTNICIHFTKNEYGIVEKLDSIGFDNCFISELTIAEMLYGVANSAPNKQAANRQALNELRIAFEGHILPIADCFEYYAAEKTRLRRAGRPVDDFDLMIGCTALRHDLLLVTRNTRHFADISGLVQENWIDNP, encoded by the coding sequence ATGAGTTTCTACCTGCTGGATACTAATATCTGCATTCATTTCACCAAAAACGAATACGGCATTGTCGAAAAGCTGGATAGTATCGGCTTTGATAACTGCTTCATCAGCGAATTGACAATCGCCGAAATGCTGTACGGCGTAGCCAACAGCGCCCCAAACAAACAGGCCGCTAACCGACAGGCCTTGAATGAGCTTCGTATTGCGTTCGAAGGGCATATACTGCCCATTGCGGACTGCTTCGAATACTACGCCGCCGAGAAAACCCGCTTGCGTCGCGCCGGCCGCCCTGTCGATGATTTCGACCTGATGATAGGCTGCACGGCTCTCCGGCACGACCTCCTGCTGGTTACGCGCAATACCAGGCACTTCGCTGATATATCGGGCTTGGTGCAGGAAAACTGGATTGACAATCCATAA
- a CDS encoding T9SS type A sorting domain-containing protein produces MKKSTLKFGFLLAFLFSATVSMAQLASYGTIGVIGTATSPTGAATGWDNSIAMTRTVAGGHDWTITMQFSTNEMKFRADNLWANSWGSTAFPTSTPAAVTYNGANIPVAPAGRYTVRFNDQSGAYSFSIVTATQSASAAILKMAVSPNPASGTASVSYELPATATAAITVQNLMGQSVRQFSAVRQNAGLQSQSLPLQNLASGIYLVKLETGTLTQTTRLVVE; encoded by the coding sequence ATGAAAAAATCTACGCTTAAGTTCGGCTTTTTGCTGGCTTTCCTGTTCTCGGCCACCGTTTCGATGGCACAACTGGCGTCATACGGCACCATCGGTGTTATCGGCACGGCTACGAGCCCAACCGGTGCAGCTACCGGCTGGGACAACTCTATTGCGATGACCCGGACGGTGGCCGGCGGCCACGACTGGACGATTACCATGCAATTCTCGACAAACGAGATGAAGTTCCGCGCCGACAACCTCTGGGCTAACAGCTGGGGCTCAACGGCGTTCCCGACCAGCACCCCCGCCGCTGTTACGTACAATGGTGCCAACATCCCGGTAGCCCCGGCTGGCCGCTACACCGTTCGCTTCAACGACCAGAGCGGTGCTTATTCGTTTTCTATCGTTACGGCTACCCAGTCGGCCAGCGCAGCTATCCTGAAAATGGCCGTTTCGCCGAACCCCGCTTCGGGAACGGCCAGCGTATCGTACGAGCTGCCCGCTACGGCTACGGCCGCCATCACGGTGCAGAACCTGATGGGCCAGTCGGTACGTCAGTTCTCGGCCGTACGCCAGAACGCCGGCCTGCAAAGCCAGAGCCTGCCCCTGCAGAACCTCGCCTCGGGTATCTACCTGGTGAAGCTGGAGACCGGCACCCTGACCCAGACCACCCGCCTGGTGGTAGAATAG
- the clpB gene encoding ATP-dependent chaperone ClpB, with the protein MDFKNFTIKAQEAVQKATEIAGGNQQQAVETGHLLKGLFQSDESVFSFLANKLGANLNILTPRLDAIVAAYPKVSGGSPYFANEAAAAVQRANAAMKGMGDEFVSVEHLLLGILSGKDAVATLLKDTGFNDKDLKAAIQELRGGRKVTSQSAEDQYQSLNRYATNLNEQVRRGKMDPVIGRDEEIRRVLQILSRRTKNNPVLLGEPGVGKTAIVEGLAQRIVAGDVPENLRDKVIMSLDMGLLVAGAKYKGEFEERLKAVIKEVTDSDGQIVLFIDEMHTLIGAGGGGEGAMDAANLLKPALARGELHAIGATTLKEYQKYIEKDKALERRFQAVTVDEPNQEDAISILRGIKEKYELHHGVRITDDAVIACVELSSRYITDRFLPDKAIDLMDEAAAKLRIELNSMPVELDEIQRRIMQLEIEREAIRREDNRDREAILSKELADLNDKRDTLKARWESEKGILTGIQTQKEAIEQFKLEAEQAERQGDYARVAELRYGKIQEAEAKLKNLQEEAAANKDGGTMLQEVVTSESIAEVVAKWTGIPVSKMLQSDREKLLQLEAELGKRVAGQAEAIAAISDAVRRSRAGLQDPKRPIGSFIFLGSTGVGKTELAKALAEYLFNDENSMVRIDMSEFQERHAVSRLIGAPPGYVGYDEGGQLTEAVRRKPYSVVLLDEIEKAHPDVFNILLQVLDDGRLTDNKGRVANFKNTIIIMTSNTGADIIQKNFKELNEFNHDEVVDRTRDEVMERLKQHMRPEFLNRIDEIVMFQPLKRKEIRKIVDIQFRQIQQRLVEAGIQLEATSEVLDYLGEAGYDPQFGARPLKRVLQRVILNELSKDILSGRVSKDSVVEAVLEDGAVKFENVEMPAV; encoded by the coding sequence ATGGACTTTAAAAACTTCACCATCAAGGCACAGGAGGCCGTGCAGAAGGCCACCGAAATAGCCGGGGGCAACCAGCAGCAGGCCGTCGAAACGGGCCATTTGCTGAAGGGCCTCTTCCAGAGCGACGAAAGCGTCTTCTCGTTTCTGGCCAATAAGCTGGGCGCCAACCTCAACATCCTCACGCCGCGGCTCGATGCCATTGTGGCTGCCTACCCCAAGGTGAGCGGCGGCTCGCCCTACTTCGCCAACGAGGCCGCTGCCGCCGTGCAGCGCGCCAACGCCGCCATGAAGGGCATGGGCGACGAGTTCGTGTCCGTCGAGCACCTGCTGCTGGGCATCCTTAGCGGCAAGGATGCCGTGGCCACCCTGCTCAAAGACACCGGCTTCAACGACAAGGACTTGAAGGCCGCCATTCAGGAGCTGCGCGGCGGGCGCAAAGTCACCAGCCAGAGCGCCGAAGACCAGTACCAGAGCCTGAACCGCTACGCCACTAACCTCAACGAACAGGTGCGGCGCGGCAAGATGGACCCCGTGATTGGCCGCGACGAGGAAATCCGCCGCGTGCTGCAAATCCTCTCGCGCCGCACCAAAAACAACCCCGTGCTGCTCGGTGAGCCCGGCGTGGGCAAAACTGCCATCGTGGAGGGCCTGGCCCAGCGCATCGTGGCCGGCGACGTGCCCGAAAACCTGCGCGACAAAGTCATTATGAGCCTCGACATGGGCCTGCTAGTCGCAGGGGCCAAGTACAAGGGCGAGTTTGAGGAGCGCCTCAAGGCCGTCATCAAGGAAGTGACCGATTCCGATGGCCAGATTGTGCTCTTTATCGACGAGATGCACACCCTCATTGGGGCCGGCGGCGGGGGCGAGGGTGCCATGGACGCCGCCAACCTGCTCAAGCCCGCCCTGGCGCGCGGCGAGCTGCACGCCATCGGGGCCACCACGCTCAAGGAATACCAGAAGTATATCGAGAAGGACAAGGCCCTGGAGCGCCGTTTCCAGGCCGTGACCGTGGACGAGCCCAACCAGGAAGACGCCATCAGCATCCTGCGCGGCATCAAGGAGAAGTACGAGCTGCACCATGGCGTGCGCATCACCGACGACGCTGTGATTGCCTGCGTAGAGCTAAGCTCGCGCTACATCACCGACCGTTTCCTGCCCGACAAGGCCATCGACCTCATGGACGAGGCCGCCGCCAAGCTCCGCATCGAGTTGAATTCCATGCCCGTGGAGCTCGACGAAATCCAGCGCCGCATCATGCAGCTCGAAATTGAGCGCGAAGCCATCCGCCGCGAAGATAACCGTGACCGCGAAGCCATTCTCAGCAAGGAATTGGCCGACCTGAACGACAAGCGCGACACCCTAAAGGCCCGCTGGGAAAGCGAAAAAGGCATTCTGACGGGCATTCAAACCCAGAAAGAAGCCATTGAGCAGTTCAAATTAGAGGCTGAACAAGCTGAGCGTCAGGGCGATTATGCTCGGGTAGCGGAGCTGCGCTACGGCAAGATTCAGGAAGCCGAAGCCAAGCTGAAAAACTTGCAGGAAGAAGCCGCCGCCAACAAGGATGGCGGCACCATGCTCCAGGAGGTCGTCACGAGCGAGAGCATCGCCGAAGTGGTGGCCAAGTGGACGGGCATTCCGGTGAGCAAAATGCTGCAATCGGACCGTGAGAAGCTGCTCCAGCTCGAAGCCGAATTGGGCAAGCGCGTGGCCGGCCAGGCCGAGGCCATTGCGGCTATTTCCGATGCCGTGCGCCGCTCCCGCGCCGGCCTGCAGGACCCCAAGCGGCCGATAGGCTCGTTCATTTTCCTGGGCTCGACGGGCGTGGGCAAAACCGAGCTGGCCAAGGCTCTGGCCGAGTACCTGTTCAACGACGAGAATTCGATGGTGCGCATCGACATGAGCGAGTTTCAGGAGCGCCACGCCGTGTCGCGCCTCATTGGGGCGCCTCCCGGCTACGTGGGCTACGACGAGGGCGGCCAGCTCACGGAGGCCGTGCGCCGCAAGCCCTACTCGGTGGTGCTGCTCGATGAAATCGAAAAAGCGCACCCCGACGTGTTCAATATTCTGCTGCAAGTGCTCGACGACGGCCGCCTCACCGACAACAAAGGCCGGGTGGCCAACTTCAAGAACACCATCATCATCATGACCTCGAACACCGGGGCCGACATAATCCAGAAGAACTTCAAGGAGCTCAACGAGTTCAACCACGACGAAGTAGTCGACCGCACCCGCGACGAAGTCATGGAGCGCCTCAAGCAGCACATGCGCCCCGAGTTCCTGAACCGCATCGACGAAATCGTGATGTTCCAGCCCCTCAAGCGCAAGGAAATCCGCAAGATTGTCGATATCCAGTTCCGCCAAATCCAGCAGCGCCTGGTCGAGGCCGGTATCCAGCTCGAAGCCACCAGCGAAGTGCTCGACTACCTGGGTGAAGCCGGCTACGACCCGCAGTTTGGTGCGCGGCCATTGAAGCGCGTGTTGCAGCGCGTGATTCTGAACGAGCTGTCGAAAGACATCCTCTCCGGCCGCGTCTCGAAAGATTCGGTGGTAGAAGCCGTGCTGGAAGACGGCGCGGTGAAGTTCGAGAACGTGGAGATGCCGGCGGTGTAA
- a CDS encoding helix-turn-helix domain-containing protein, with protein sequence MRWPYLEKDYHYLSHLFSASEGLTIEKFIIRQKVERAKELIGYGELPMAEVAQQLGYSSPAHLSRQFRQLTGLTPTEFQRLGPASPARRSLDSLI encoded by the coding sequence GTGCGATGGCCCTACCTGGAGAAGGACTACCACTACCTGTCGCACCTGTTCTCCGCGTCCGAAGGCCTCACGATTGAGAAGTTCATCATTCGCCAGAAGGTGGAGCGGGCCAAGGAGTTGATTGGGTACGGCGAGCTGCCCATGGCCGAAGTAGCGCAGCAGCTGGGCTACAGCAGCCCGGCGCACCTCTCGCGGCAGTTCCGGCAACTGACCGGCCTTACCCCCACCGAGTTTCAGCGCCTGGGCCCCGCCAGCCCCGCCCGCCGGAGTCTGGATTCGTTGATTTAG
- a CDS encoding DoxX family protein encodes MSVIIVLAQIIIAISIVVVWVFRFDNIVKEFKQYGLPDLVRNMVGATKISLATLLVAGIWFPQLVLVPALIMAFLMLCAQLAHIKVRNPWYKYVPSLLLLVLSLFVAAAYAGVISV; translated from the coding sequence ATGAGTGTAATAATTGTACTCGCCCAAATCATCATCGCCATTTCCATTGTTGTGGTGTGGGTATTCCGTTTCGATAACATCGTTAAGGAATTCAAGCAGTATGGGCTGCCGGATTTGGTACGCAACATGGTGGGCGCAACCAAAATCTCGTTGGCTACGCTGTTGGTGGCCGGCATCTGGTTTCCGCAGCTGGTGCTGGTGCCGGCCCTGATAATGGCTTTTTTGATGTTATGCGCGCAATTGGCCCACATTAAAGTGCGCAACCCCTGGTACAAATATGTACCCTCCCTCCTGCTGCTGGTTTTGTCGTTGTTTGTGGCCGCGGCTTACGCAGGTGTGATTTCTGTATGA
- a CDS encoding IS4 family transposase, with protein sequence MKQRLIAKITTVLQHLPVVRNLARQKFVSQFIIALIKSRNVQFCEVAQHLNDAVKLASNETRIQDFFRETDLNYLVLAQLVLGLLPAQGKLRLCLDRTEWDFGQCQVNILLVTVGQGAFHVPLYWELLDNRSGNSNAADRIALLRVCVQVLGKDRIGLVLGDREFVGHAWFKWLKDNGLPFVMRLPRHHLLTHPSGRRQAITDLGLAVGQTRRFAQCQVDGVWGQVWVKALTDGDFLFLFGNVGLPYMGQLYAKRWTIEQCFQNLKGRGFNLEASHLRCHLKLRKLVALVSLAYAFCLGVGTVADRKSQPIGRKNHGYRAMSLSRHGLNILRQLSRPGTGAAEKLARMVETVLRWFCWQITRYQFTRKIVG encoded by the coding sequence ATGAAGCAACGCCTCATCGCCAAAATTACGACCGTTTTACAACACCTGCCGGTGGTGCGCAACCTGGCTCGCCAAAAGTTTGTGAGCCAGTTCATTATCGCGCTGATAAAAAGCCGCAACGTCCAATTCTGCGAGGTGGCCCAGCACTTGAACGATGCCGTCAAGTTGGCCTCGAACGAAACCCGGATTCAGGATTTTTTCCGCGAAACGGACCTGAACTATCTGGTGCTGGCGCAGTTAGTGCTGGGCCTGCTGCCGGCCCAGGGCAAGCTGCGCCTGTGCCTGGACCGCACGGAGTGGGATTTCGGCCAGTGCCAGGTCAATATCCTGCTCGTGACCGTGGGTCAGGGCGCGTTTCACGTGCCCCTCTACTGGGAACTGCTCGACAACCGCAGCGGCAATTCCAACGCGGCTGACCGCATCGCCCTGCTCCGGGTCTGCGTCCAGGTGCTGGGCAAAGACCGGATTGGCCTGGTGCTGGGCGACCGCGAATTCGTGGGCCATGCCTGGTTCAAATGGCTCAAGGACAACGGACTGCCTTTTGTTATGCGTCTACCCCGGCACCATCTGCTCACTCACCCGAGTGGCCGCCGGCAAGCCATTACGGACCTGGGCCTGGCCGTCGGACAGACCCGGCGCTTCGCCCAGTGCCAGGTCGACGGGGTCTGGGGACAGGTCTGGGTCAAGGCCTTGACGGACGGGGATTTCCTCTTTCTTTTTGGCAACGTGGGCCTGCCGTACATGGGGCAGCTCTACGCCAAGCGCTGGACCATCGAGCAGTGCTTTCAGAACCTCAAAGGCCGGGGCTTCAACCTGGAGGCCAGTCACTTGCGCTGCCACCTGAAGTTGCGCAAGCTCGTGGCCCTGGTCAGTCTGGCGTACGCCTTTTGCCTGGGCGTGGGCACGGTAGCCGACCGGAAAAGCCAGCCCATCGGCCGCAAAAACCACGGCTACCGAGCCATGAGCCTTAGCCGACACGGCTTAAATATCCTGCGCCAGCTCAGCCGCCCCGGTACCGGGGCGGCTGAGAAGCTCGCCCGAATGGTGGAAACAGTATTGCGCTGGTTTTGCTGGCAAATTACTCGATATCAATTCACTAGAAAAATAGTAGGGTAG
- a CDS encoding HupE/UreJ family protein, with protein sequence MASVFQTYLQLGFLHICTPRAADHLTFLLALCAPYVLADWRRVLALVTSFTVGHSLTLALATLGLVAFRPALIEALIPVTIMVTALWNLRGAGQLITRRTSVLAVAPNALALGFGLIHGLGFSNYLRALLGANSRPLEELLAFNVGVELGQVLIVATILLVGAVLLGSLRVARRDWLLTTSGAALGIATVLLLQLLWP encoded by the coding sequence ATGGCTTCCGTTTTTCAGACCTACCTGCAACTCGGCTTTTTGCATATCTGCACGCCGCGCGCGGCCGACCACCTCACGTTTTTGCTGGCCCTGTGCGCGCCCTACGTGCTGGCCGACTGGCGGCGCGTGCTGGCGCTGGTTACCAGCTTCACGGTGGGGCATTCGCTCACGCTGGCGCTGGCCACGCTGGGGCTGGTTGCGTTCAGGCCAGCTCTCATCGAGGCGCTGATTCCGGTCACTATCATGGTTACGGCGCTGTGGAACCTGCGCGGGGCGGGCCAGCTCATCACCCGGCGTACGTCGGTGCTGGCGGTGGCTCCCAATGCGCTGGCGCTGGGGTTTGGGCTGATTCACGGGCTGGGATTTTCCAACTATCTGCGGGCGCTGCTCGGGGCCAACAGCCGCCCGCTGGAGGAGCTGCTGGCCTTCAACGTAGGCGTGGAGCTGGGGCAGGTGCTCATCGTGGCGACCATTCTGCTGGTTGGGGCGGTGCTGCTCGGCAGCCTGCGCGTGGCACGCCGCGACTGGCTGCTGACCACCAGCGGCGCGGCCCTGGGCATTGCTACGGTGCTGCTGCTGCAGCTGCTGTGGCCGTAG
- a CDS encoding DUF305 domain-containing protein encodes MKGHDMDPAHQSVYMTIMMDMMTKMDVQAKTQDPDHDYASQMVLHHEAAIKMAQEELKSGSNQEMKTTAQTIVNKQQAEIAQFNAFLGGHQPQQPLVPQFSQIQKANMDKMMASSDKRTITGRADYDFAQLMVDHHQAAIDNSEALLVHGRQTTTRNLAQAIIADQRQEIKELQDWLARNK; translated from the coding sequence ATGAAAGGTCATGACATGGACCCGGCCCACCAAAGCGTGTACATGACCATTATGATGGACATGATGACGAAAATGGATGTCCAGGCCAAAACCCAGGACCCCGACCACGACTACGCCTCCCAGATGGTGCTGCACCACGAGGCGGCCATCAAAATGGCGCAGGAAGAGCTGAAAAGCGGCTCGAACCAGGAGATGAAAACGACGGCTCAAACCATCGTCAACAAGCAGCAGGCCGAGATTGCCCAGTTTAACGCCTTCCTCGGCGGCCACCAGCCGCAGCAGCCACTCGTGCCGCAGTTCAGCCAGATTCAAAAAGCCAATATGGACAAGATGATGGCCAGCAGCGACAAGCGCACCATTACGGGCCGGGCCGACTACGACTTTGCCCAGCTGATGGTGGACCACCACCAGGCGGCCATCGACAACTCCGAGGCCCTGCTGGTGCACGGCCGCCAGACCACGACCCGCAACCTGGCCCAGGCCATCATTGCCGACCAGCGCCAGGAAATCAAGGAATTGCAGGACTGGCTCGCGCGCAACAAGTAA
- a CDS encoding SDR family oxidoreductase, producing MPFLSQFLLADKVVVITGATGVLGASMSLAVAEAGAKVAILGRNAERTEARAAAIRAVDGEALVILGDVLDTGQMNAACNTIRSTWGRIDGLVNAAGGNMPGATVGPGQDLFDVGIEDTRRAVDLNLFGTVIPTTVFGHVMADQGTGSIVNISSITAQRPLTRVLGYTPWMATELGLRYGGGSRMNAIAPGVFLTEQNRDLLIAANGSHTERATKFISHTPFQRFGEPEELTGTLIYLLSNASRFVNGETVVVDGGFNAYSGV from the coding sequence ATGCCTTTCCTATCCCAATTCTTGCTCGCCGATAAAGTCGTCGTTATCACCGGGGCCACCGGCGTACTGGGCGCGTCGATGTCGCTGGCCGTGGCAGAGGCCGGTGCTAAAGTGGCCATTTTGGGCCGCAACGCCGAGCGGACCGAGGCGCGCGCCGCCGCCATCCGGGCCGTGGACGGCGAGGCGCTGGTTATCCTCGGCGACGTGCTGGATACCGGCCAGATGAACGCCGCCTGCAACACCATTAGGAGCACCTGGGGCCGCATTGATGGGCTGGTGAATGCGGCCGGCGGCAATATGCCCGGCGCCACCGTCGGCCCCGGCCAGGACCTGTTCGACGTGGGCATCGAGGACACGCGCCGGGCCGTTGATTTGAACCTGTTCGGCACCGTGATTCCGACCACCGTTTTCGGCCACGTGATGGCCGACCAGGGCACGGGCTCCATCGTTAATATTTCCTCCATCACCGCACAGCGGCCCCTCACCCGCGTGCTGGGCTACACACCCTGGATGGCCACCGAGCTGGGCCTGCGCTACGGCGGCGGCAGCCGCATGAATGCCATCGCACCGGGCGTGTTCCTCACCGAGCAAAACCGCGACCTGCTCATCGCCGCCAACGGCTCGCACACCGAGCGGGCCACCAAGTTTATCAGCCACACGCCCTTCCAGCGCTTCGGCGAGCCGGAGGAGCTGACCGGCACGCTGATTTACCTGCTCAGCAACGCCTCGCGGTTTGTGAACGGTGAGACGGTAGTAGTGGATGGCGGCTTTAATGCCTACAGCGGCGTCTAG
- a CDS encoding fibronectin type III-like domain-contianing protein: MPRGGGPSAALRGERGWVSFTLTNTEKTAGEEVAQLYLRDPVASVVRPLKELKDFRKISLKPGESKTVTFTIDKAKLSFYNAKLKWQAEPGKFNLMVGSASDDIRLEGALELLP, translated from the coding sequence TTGCCGCGTGGCGGCGGGCCATCGGCTGCGCTACGCGGCGAGCGAGGGTGGGTCAGCTTCACCCTCACCAACACCGAAAAAACAGCTGGCGAAGAAGTGGCCCAATTATACCTCCGCGACCCCGTGGCCTCCGTAGTACGCCCGCTCAAGGAGCTGAAGGATTTCCGCAAAATCAGCCTTAAACCCGGCGAAAGCAAAACCGTGACCTTCACCATCGACAAAGCCAAGCTGTCCTTCTACAACGCCAAGCTGAAGTGGCAGGCCGAGCCCGGCAAATTCAACCTCATGGTGGGCAGCGCCTCGGATGATATCCGGCTGGAGGGCGCGCTGGAGCTGCTGCCATAA
- a CDS encoding NmrA family NAD(P)-binding protein, which translates to MPAPIVLAGATGDLGFRIAQELLKRGAAVRALVRVGNIKPEVTALQDLGADIVPVDFNSVTALTKACAGAACVVSALSGLREVIVGTQKRLLDAAVAAGVPRFIPSDYCIDYTKLPAGSNRNLDLRREFNQRLDQAPIHATSILNGMFTDLLTGQAPVVLFGLKRVLYYGDADQPLDFTTTANTAEFTAAAALDPTTPRYLRVAGEVASIRGLQKAATAATGTPFKLLRVGGLWVLGTMIKVTKTLMPTSDDVFPPWQGMQYLHNMFTGRPKLTPLDNARYPEIRWTPVREVLAARK; encoded by the coding sequence GTGCCGGCCCCCATCGTGCTGGCCGGGGCCACCGGCGACCTTGGCTTCCGCATTGCCCAAGAGCTGCTGAAGCGTGGTGCAGCCGTGCGGGCGCTGGTGCGGGTGGGCAATATCAAGCCGGAAGTCACGGCCCTGCAGGACCTGGGGGCCGATATTGTACCGGTTGATTTCAACAGCGTCACGGCCCTCACCAAGGCCTGCGCGGGCGCGGCCTGCGTGGTGTCAGCCCTGTCGGGGCTGCGCGAGGTGATTGTGGGCACCCAAAAGCGCCTGCTCGACGCGGCCGTGGCGGCCGGCGTGCCCCGCTTCATCCCGTCGGATTACTGCATCGATTACACCAAGCTGCCCGCCGGCTCCAACCGCAATCTCGACCTGCGCCGCGAGTTCAATCAGCGGCTCGACCAGGCCCCCATCCACGCCACGTCCATCCTCAACGGCATGTTCACCGACCTGCTCACCGGGCAGGCCCCCGTGGTGCTCTTCGGTCTGAAGCGGGTGCTTTACTACGGCGATGCCGACCAGCCGCTCGACTTCACCACCACGGCCAATACCGCCGAGTTCACGGCCGCCGCCGCCCTCGACCCCACCACGCCCCGCTACCTGCGCGTGGCCGGCGAGGTAGCCAGCATCCGGGGCCTGCAAAAAGCCGCCACTGCCGCCACCGGCACTCCCTTCAAACTGTTGCGGGTGGGCGGCCTGTGGGTGCTGGGCACGATGATAAAAGTGACCAAAACCCTCATGCCGACCTCCGACGACGTGTTTCCGCCCTGGCAGGGCATGCAGTACCTGCACAACATGTTCACGGGCAGGCCCAAGCTCACCCCGCTCGACAATGCCCGCTACCCCGAAATTCGCTGGACGCCGGTGCGCGAAGTACTGGCTGCCCGCAAATAA
- a CDS encoding DoxX family protein, which translates to MITILTWISSISFLFYGISYFKSAHLQQEFVRYGLQKFGPLTAILELLGAIGLLVGLVSPLILLLASGGLALLMLLGFGVRMKIGDGFWLSLPSFLFMLLNGYICYVTWQRYTA; encoded by the coding sequence ATGATTACTATTCTCACCTGGATTTCCAGTATCTCCTTTCTTTTTTACGGCATCAGTTATTTCAAATCGGCGCACCTGCAGCAGGAGTTTGTGCGCTACGGGCTGCAGAAGTTTGGGCCACTGACGGCTATACTGGAGTTGCTGGGAGCCATTGGGTTGCTCGTGGGCCTGGTTTCCCCGCTCATTCTGCTGCTCGCTTCGGGAGGGCTAGCGCTACTCATGCTGCTGGGCTTCGGTGTGCGAATGAAAATCGGCGACGGTTTTTGGCTATCGCTACCATCCTTCCTGTTCATGCTGCTCAACGGCTACATCTGCTACGTAACGTGGCAGCGCTATACCGCTTAG
- a CDS encoding glycosyltransferase family 25 protein — translation MVTGILKLFSSLVLNAFAHYNFSNRIEYAKLRLRWHKPPEVKRIVDGSICIRQTFVLSLKTSLNRQSVIKKRFNNEKLGYTIHDGVIWQAAYKFTNVISVRSADYLSKGSIGCWLGHYSIWTEAVSRKLEYSMIFEDDIILAENFNSELNHALKLVPSDFDILFLNSGNNYPHNKRVIINGQAFIPYQIRNGAYGYIVSYNGARKLLNMVPTVQVTRGGVDSAIGSLIRDRRILAYHFNEPLCWVDYSFSSSTKFR, via the coding sequence GTGGTTACCGGAATACTAAAGCTGTTCAGCTCATTAGTGCTTAATGCTTTTGCGCATTATAATTTCAGCAATAGGATTGAATATGCTAAGCTCAGATTGAGATGGCATAAGCCTCCCGAAGTCAAACGTATAGTTGATGGGTCAATATGCATACGGCAGACATTCGTTTTATCGCTGAAAACCAGCCTGAATAGGCAAAGCGTTATCAAAAAGAGATTTAATAATGAGAAACTAGGTTACACTATTCATGATGGTGTCATCTGGCAGGCTGCCTACAAATTCACTAATGTAATAAGTGTGAGGTCAGCTGACTACCTTTCAAAAGGCAGTATTGGGTGCTGGCTTGGGCATTATTCGATTTGGACAGAAGCAGTTAGTCGAAAGCTTGAGTATTCAATGATTTTTGAGGATGATATAATCCTTGCTGAAAATTTTAACAGCGAGCTAAACCATGCATTGAAATTGGTACCTTCTGATTTTGATATATTATTTCTAAATTCCGGGAATAATTACCCGCATAATAAACGTGTTATTATAAATGGACAAGCCTTCATTCCATATCAAATTAGAAATGGGGCTTACGGATACATCGTTAGCTATAATGGTGCAAGAAAACTTTTAAACATGGTTCCAACTGTACAAGTGACACGAGGTGGCGTAGATTCTGCAATTGGCTCGTTAATTCGCGATAGGCGGATTCTTGCATATCACTTTAATGAGCCACTATGCTGGGTTGATTACTCATTTTCCAGTTCTACCAAATTTAGATAG